The window AAAGCCCCGGGAACTTGCGGCGAATTGGTGCAGGGGACTCTGGACGGCAAAAATTTTCTGATCACCTGTCCGGTTGATCTTTACTCGGTTGCGAAAGTGAACAGGCAACAACCTGATGACGCCGCCGGCTGCAAAACCCGGCAGGCTGTCACGGCTACTTTAGACTATTTAGGCATCAGCGAGCACCGGATCCAGGTTAGCATCTCATCTCAGCTGCCTGTCGGCAAAGGAATGGCTTCCAGCAGCGCCGACATAAGCGCCGCTTGCCAGGCGGTTGCCTTGCACTTCAACCGGATGCTGACGCCGGATGAAATAGCGGATATTTCCTTGACGATAGAGCCAACTGACGGTATTTTTTACCCCGGCATCAGCATGTTTGATCATGTACACGGACTGATCCGCAAAAGTCTGGGGATGCCGCCCCGGCTGTTTATTGCCGTATTTGACGCTGGCGGTGAGGTGGATACCTTGCTGTTCAATTCCCGCCAGGATCTGGCCAGACTGAATCATGCAA is drawn from Acetonema longum DSM 6540 and contains these coding sequences:
- a CDS encoding GHMP kinase, translated to MGETVKAPGTCGELVQGTLDGKNFLITCPVDLYSVAKVNRQQPDDAAGCKTRQAVTATLDYLGISEHRIQVSISSQLPVGKGMASSSADISAACQAVALHFNRMLTPDEIADISLTIEPTDGIFYPGISMFDHVHGLIRKSLGMPPRLFIAVFDAGGEVDTLLFNSRQDLARLNHAKESLVREAIQLVSRGITQQDGGLIGRGATLSAVANQGILPKPCLDTFLEITPKFGAVGVNVAHSGTVMGVLFPENNLAAIAPCVQAILDGCSDVTYLRTVRLISGGLQIERRLPDETATY